The Ancylothrix sp. D3o genome segment AAAAATTAAATCACACTTTATTAATTTTTCCTGTTCCTCCGCTTCGCTTTTCCAGTTAATTTTAATTATTTCTGAGGCTGTTTGTAACCTTGGATAAAGACTGCCGGCACTTTGAAGTAAATAAGAAAGATTGGAAATAATCCGGCTATCTTCTGGTTCATTGGCGCTAGAAACCCCCACCCTTACTAATGCTGATGCCCGCCATTGAGCTTGAGGCCGGTAGCGCAAATCTAAATCATTTTTTCTAGGAAAAAATACATCTTGAGGGTTCGATAAATTTACTTCCCCTGCGTGCAACTCAAAGCGACATACTTCTACTTCCCAATCATTAGGCGGGCTTGTTTTTTCATCTATACGAAAAGATTCTTGGACGATATCGCCATTTTCTGATCGACGAGTTTTTTCTGGGTCAACGTAAGAAACCACCAAATAAACTGTCACCGGCTCGGATGCAGTCACCGCAGTGCTAATTCTAAATTCTATTGGTTCGGTAACAACAATAAAATTGCCAAACATATCAATAGCAATACCGGGCTGAATTTGCACCCACCGGCCATCCCGATATTGAGGCTGAGCTATTGCTGGTGCCGGTATTAATTTCACCCCTAAATCGCAAACAATTCCGGGGTGGTTAAGAGATTGAAACTGAAGGTTTTGTCGCAGCCGGTGGTATTCGTGAGCTAGTCGCCAGCGAGACGCATCTATTAGCAGTCCATCTGTCACTTGAAGACGCTTTAAAGGTTTGATATTTGGGGGCGGCCAGTGTTTAGTCATGGTAGGGGTAGAAGTTTGGTAAAAAAAGGGTAAAAGTCAGGTTAAAAATAAGTATAATAATTGATTATTTTGTTTTTTAGCTATGAGGAATTATTCCGATTTTCTATATACAATTCGTAGCTACAAAAAGCGGGTTTTTCTTGTTCGATAATTTGGCGGGCTAAATGCTCATTAATGAACCCGCCGGCAAGGGGGCGCAAACGGACAATAAAATGATAGGGTTGCCCACCACCGATGAAAGAGTCTTGTCCGAGGAGGGTTTCTCCCATAACCAAACCTTTACTAGAAACCTCCTCAATACTGATATGCTTCTCAGTTTCTCTGAGGTTTTCGTCTAAAGGTAAACCGAGCACCAAACTTAGATAAAACCGCAAACCGCGTTTTGTACCCCGCCAGCGATAAATTTGCATGGCGTTACGAATGAGAGTTCGCTGGAGTTCAACGCTCAATCCGGGGTAGGCCGGCCAGCCAACCCAGTAAGCCAAAAAAGGCAGCATTTTTTCGGGTGCAGTGAGCGGATCAAGATAAGCCCAAAGGACATCTAAAGTTTGCGGGGCGGGTTCAAAAGTGCGCTCAAAAATTGCCAGCAACCGGCCAATAAAATCTACTTGGGAGTAAATTTCTGGCAAAAAATTCAAGTACAAACTGCGCGGACGGATGTAAAGATTAAAACTTGCTGCTTCCTTGAATTGAATGCCGTTTTCTTGGTTTACCGACACATAAATCATGCCTTGATAATCGAGTTGAAGGCTTTTTTGCGGCTGTAAAGATTCATCAAACTCAAAAAAGTTGGCAGGAATTTGAAAATAAAGCACTGCTTCCATTTTGGCACCGGGAGCGATCTGGGAACCTTCCAGACGCAACCGGCACCAAGGTGAGGGAAAATCGCCCTCAACTAGGGCATTTAATTCTAAATAACGGTTGCTCAAGTTTTCAATTTTGACAATAATTTCGCTCGGTTCTCCGGGGCGCACCAACAAATTGCAACCGGCCACATTTTCTTGTGCAGTAGCCAACGCAGAAAAAGCGGAACTACCGCTGCTTTTTCCCACCGCCACTGGCGTTGTTTCTGGGAGTTGCATCGGCGTTAATTGCAGGCGCAGAGGAAGAACATCACGAGCTTGTGTCATTTTAGGGGATGTTGAATGGGGGATTTTTTAGGGGAATTTGTTGTTTGTCATTGGTCATTAAAAAGATAAAAAAAAGTGGTTGGGCAACGGCAATTAAATCAGATTAATAGTGTGACCGGAACGCAGTTGATCGTTGCGCCAGGATACAATCAGCCCAAGGGGGCCAGGATTGATCGTGGGTTCGCGGGGCATGATTCGCTCCCATGTTGAACCCTGCCGGCGTAATTCAAATAGCTGGACGGCTCCTAAATAGCGAATGCCAGCAATTTTTTGTAAGAGGGTGATGATATCGGAAGGGTAGGCGGGACGACCAAAAGGCCAGCCGGTACCTTCTGGGCCGCCGCAGAGCGGGTTAAGGAAGCGGTAGAGGGCCACCTGAGCTTTTAAAAGAATTTCTTGGCGGGCGCTGGGGTTGTTATATTCGGGTTCTAGGGAAATTTCGGTTTGCACTGCTACGCCAACATATTCGGGTTGCCGGCAAGTTACCTGCACGCCGAGCAAGCGCCGTTCGTCGAGATATTCCTGTACTTGCTCTGTGAGTTGGGGTGAAAGGTTGAAAAAATCTGGATCAATGCCGGTACCGGCGTCGATGCCTGTGATGTTGGTTTGGGGAACTAGGAGTAATTCGACCCTACCGGCCTGCTCTTTCCGAGTGGGCGATAGGCAGAGAACGCGGGCAACGGCTCCTCTGCCGCCTTCTTTGGCGAGAGTTTCAAAGTCTTCTGAGGTGACGGCTCGATCCCTTGTCCGTAGCAGTCTCGGCACTCGGATAACGGCTTCTTCTAAGGATTCGGCATCGGCTCCGTTGCGGGCGCTGGTGTGGTTGATGACTCTGGCGACGTAAGGAACGGCAGATTTTAACATTGTAATGGTGCCGGCCTGGACGTTTCCTTTTTGGCCTCCGCCGGTGCGGTAAGCAACCATTTGAATTGTGGAGCCTCTGGGGGGGACGGCTCCGTAGTGGCGCGCATCTGCTTCTCCTGCGGCCCGCTGGTTGCTGGTGGCTGTCTGACCGGCTGTCCGCAAGCGGGTTTGCTGTTGCAGTTGACCGGGTTCGCGGATTAAGGGCCCAAATTGAATGGTGCCGGTTAGGTCATCAATGGTGTAGTGCAGGTCTTGGGGGCCAGAACTGGCAAAGTCGCTGACTTCTTGCCACAGTTGGGGTAGTCCTCCGGGGGGTGTTACGAGCAGGCGTTCTGTGTCGCGGCGGGGTAAGAGGGGAGCGTTTTGCAGCACGAAAGTTTGCCCTGGTGTGCCGTCGCTTTCTCCTAACAGTTCGTTGCGAATTAATGTGCTTTGGGTGGCTTGTACTGTGCCGCCAATGGAGCGAACGTTTAAACCGACAATGCGGGGTGAACTGCTGTAGCTTGGTTGGTTGGGTTTGGGAGGGGTACAGGTGCAGCGCAGCCACCGGCCAACATAGGTGACAAATTGAACGACGGGCCACTGCTGGGGCAAGTGCAGGACTACATCGGCTGCTTGGAGGGGGTTGTTGTTTTGACGCTGATTATTGAAGCTAAAGCCTTTGCTGTTGTCGTCGCTTTCGCGTAGTAGTACCGGCTGCCAGGTTTGTCCGTCCCACGCTTCCCAGTGGCGGGGGGGTTGTTCGGGATTGATGCCGGTGGGGGTGGCGGCGAGGCCGGTTAAGGTTAGGGCGATGACGTTGCCTTCGCTGGGTTGGTCTGGCTCAAAGGCTAGGTAAAAGCTATTTCCTGGTTGGGGTTGTTCGTTAAAAATGGCTAGGGGTAAGCCTTGCCAGTGTCCATCGGGTTCGCGTCTCCAGGTGCCGGCCCATCGATCCCGCAGCATTTGTGGTTGGTTTTCTGCTGCGTTTTCGGCGGTGAGAAAGTGTCGGATTCTTGGGCTGGCGATTGTTAAGGGCCGGTCTGTGCTGAAAATTATTGCTTCTTCGTTTTCTGTTCTGGGAGTGGCTATTTCTGTGCCGGCTGGTATGGTGTAGGTTTCTGGTAGGGCGGCGCTTAGGTAAAAGGTTTGGGCGGTTTGGGCGGGGGCCGGTGGGTTGAGCCGAATTCCCAATAGTTCTAAAAAGGCGATGTAGTTACGTCGGGGCACTTGGTTGAAGCGGGCAAACATTTGATCGCTCAACCACGCGAATAGTTCAATCAGGGTGATACCTGGATCGCTGGGGTTGTAGTTTGTCCACTCTGGGCAGTAGCGGGGAATTCGTACCAGGCACTCTTCTACTAGGTCTTCAAAGGTGCGGTCATCTAGGTTTGATTTTGGTAGTTTTGGTAAGAAGTTAAATTCCATAGTTGTTTTTTTATAAGTTGTTGGGATTGAAGTCTATTTGTTTTTGAGGTATATCAAGCAAAGCGCTAAAACTCTGTCTTATTTAAAAAACTATTTGCACTTTTATTTTATAGTTATTATTCTCCTAAGTTTTATTTGTCTTTCCGCGATGGTTGTCTTTTCATATCCTGTCTGGGGGCATTGTTAGTATATAGTTGCGATAGGTTATCTGTCAGATTTAAGGGTTTATTTTTAACCGCAGATAAACGCTGATAAACGCAGATAAGAAAGGGAGTGAATATGAGATAAATCAGTGTTTTTTACCTTCCCGTTTTTGATATCTGTTGTTACCCTAACTTTTAGACTTATAACGCTTTTGCCGACTCGGTAGTAATCTTTACTCTGTAACTATTAGACGCTAGGGATTATATTTTGCAGCAGTCTTAATTTGTTTTGCCTTAGCTTGGTGGTAGCAGGTAAAAAGGATAGACTAAACTGCGAGTGTCGTGGCTATCTTTGGGGTGATATTCAATTAGGATATCGACACGGCCACGCATAGGATCGGGTTCTGTGTACACCCCATCAACAATGATTCTGGGTTCCCACATTTCTAGGGCTTGTTGAACGTGCAAGCGAATTAACATCAGGGTTTGGGTGTTCATGGGGGCGAAAACGAGTTCAGACAGGCGCGATCCAAATGTCGGCCTGTAGACTCGCTCTCCTATTTTTGTACCCAAAATTAAAAAAATCGATTCTTCTATGTTCCGTGTGGCGGAACTTAGTTGCAGGTTGCCCTGTAGGTTGATACGCAGTGGGTAAGACAATCCACTTCCCAGGTGGGGGCTGGGTTGGTTGTTGGCGATATCTGGCATTGTTGGGCAGGGTGGTTTTTGACTTCGCAGCCAGTTTAGCAAAGCTGAAAGTTTCAGCGTATTCGACTTTAGTCGAGTTTGAAATGGCTGTTTCTGCCTGGTTTATCCGCCAATGAGTACGGTAACTCCAAGTCCGATGACGCTTGTGGTGACGGGGATGCCTGTAATTGGGTTGGCTCCGACGACAAGTGAGGTGGTGCGGGCCGCCGGCCTGCCAGCTATGAGGACGGTAAATGACCCCATTGTGATGCTGCCTACACAAACGGGCCCGGCTACTACGTCGCCAACACAGGCGGCTGGTAATCCTTGAATTAGGACGTTGGGGGCTCCGGGGGCTGTGATGACATCGCCGGTGACTGTTAGATTGGTAAGCTGGGCTGCTGGTAACATTTTTTATGTCCTTTTCTGGGTAGTTTTCTGTTGTTTATTCGCCAAATATTTAGGATGGGATGTAGTTTTTTTGGGTGTTTTCTCCTTGCTTAAAAAGTTAACAATTAAGTCGAATCAGGGGGGCTAAAATACCGGCAGTGGCACCGGCATTAACTTGGAAGGAGGCGGCACTGTTGAGACTGAGAGATCCTGCTGCTTGACCACTTAAGGAACCACCGGCCTGTAGACTCAAAGAACCACCGGCCTGAGCGCTGAGAGAGGCTCCGGCTTTGATTCCGACTTGGGTTCCCCCCTGTATATCAACCTGCATCCCTCCCTGAACGGTAACTTTCATGCCGGATTTGACTTCGGTGCCGGTTTGGCCGTTAATGCTAACTTTGGGGCTGGTAATATTGATGCCGCTGTTACTAATTTCTATGCTGCTGCTGCCTACTTTTAAAAGTATTTTTGTAGTGGCGGTGATGAGGGCTTCTCCTGCTTTGATATCTATTGTTTTGCTAGTTCCAGATGTGCCGGTTTTGATGTTGATGTCGCCGGTGGAGATTAAGTCTATTTTTTTGGAGCCGTTATCATCCATTAATAATTTATGGCCTTTGGTTGTTGTTACTTCTATTTTTTTATTTTTGTCGTCTAATTGTGTGGAATGTCCGTCCGTTGTTTTTATTTCAATAATTTTATCGCTATCGTTCATTTGTAGTTTGTGTTTCCCTACTGTTTCCAGATGAATGCCTTTTTTGGTGGGGTCTTTATCTTCTTCTACAAATTGCAATTTGTGGCCGGTGCGTGTTTTAAAGGTTCGCAAGCGGACTTTGCCATCAACAACAGAATCATCGACTTTTTCGGGGGGTGCATCTGTGCCATTCCAAACGCTGCCAATAATATAGGGCCGGTGAATATCGCCATGTTCAAAAGCAACAAGTACCTCGTCATTAACTTCTGGCAAACAATCAAACCCACGCCCCGTACCGGCACCAATTGTTACTATTCTCGCCCAGTTACTTTCGTGGGCATCTGCTCCTTCTTTTGGTGTTAAAGTTGGAAACCAAACTTTTACCCTTCCCCAGCCTTTAGGGTCTTTATTATTAGTAACAACACCGGCTAAAAAAGTTTGTCCAGGTTGCAGATGAGTTTCAGG includes the following:
- a CDS encoding DUF4159 domain-containing protein, yielding MTKHWPPPNIKPLKRLQVTDGLLIDASRWRLAHEYHRLRQNLQFQSLNHPGIVCDLGVKLIPAPAIAQPQYRDGRWVQIQPGIAIDMFGNFIVVTEPIEFRISTAVTASEPVTVYLVVSYVDPEKTRRSENGDIVQESFRIDEKTSPPNDWEVEVCRFELHAGEVNLSNPQDVFFPRKNDLDLRYRPQAQWRASALVRVGVSSANEPEDSRIISNLSYLLQSAGSLYPRLQTASEIIKINWKSEAEEQEKLIKCDLIFLTYEQLSAIKNTEKETMLREYLKSGGVVLIETSLKNTELGEMLDLHAQLQDSLLDVPKTDGSSYRQQIETEIQALEIELKSSISEICSPVVHLANLLGWGGEGTLHRNHPLRNEPFLFGQLPMVDDVPVQVYNWGGLVLVLGDLSCGWGLDEERLLPRETIRTAQEMGVNLLHFAWRRHQMTLLQQQ
- a CDS encoding phage tail protein; amino-acid sequence: MTQARDVLPLRLQLTPMQLPETTPVAVGKSSGSSAFSALATAQENVAGCNLLVRPGEPSEIIVKIENLSNRYLELNALVEGDFPSPWCRLRLEGSQIAPGAKMEAVLYFQIPANFFEFDESLQPQKSLQLDYQGMIYVSVNQENGIQFKEAASFNLYIRPRSLYLNFLPEIYSQVDFIGRLLAIFERTFEPAPQTLDVLWAYLDPLTAPEKMLPFLAYWVGWPAYPGLSVELQRTLIRNAMQIYRWRGTKRGLRFYLSLVLGLPLDENLRETEKHISIEEVSSKGLVMGETLLGQDSFIGGGQPYHFIVRLRPLAGGFINEHLARQIIEQEKPAFCSYELYIENRNNSS
- a CDS encoding putative baseplate assembly protein, whose product is MEFNFLPKLPKSNLDDRTFEDLVEECLVRIPRYCPEWTNYNPSDPGITLIELFAWLSDQMFARFNQVPRRNYIAFLELLGIRLNPPAPAQTAQTFYLSAALPETYTIPAGTEIATPRTENEEAIIFSTDRPLTIASPRIRHFLTAENAAENQPQMLRDRWAGTWRREPDGHWQGLPLAIFNEQPQPGNSFYLAFEPDQPSEGNVIALTLTGLAATPTGINPEQPPRHWEAWDGQTWQPVLLRESDDNSKGFSFNNQRQNNNPLQAADVVLHLPQQWPVVQFVTYVGRWLRCTCTPPKPNQPSYSSSPRIVGLNVRSIGGTVQATQSTLIRNELLGESDGTPGQTFVLQNAPLLPRRDTERLLVTPPGGLPQLWQEVSDFASSGPQDLHYTIDDLTGTIQFGPLIREPGQLQQQTRLRTAGQTATSNQRAAGEADARHYGAVPPRGSTIQMVAYRTGGGQKGNVQAGTITMLKSAVPYVARVINHTSARNGADAESLEEAVIRVPRLLRTRDRAVTSEDFETLAKEGGRGAVARVLCLSPTRKEQAGRVELLLVPQTNITGIDAGTGIDPDFFNLSPQLTEQVQEYLDERRLLGVQVTCRQPEYVGVAVQTEISLEPEYNNPSARQEILLKAQVALYRFLNPLCGGPEGTGWPFGRPAYPSDIITLLQKIAGIRYLGAVQLFELRRQGSTWERIMPREPTINPGPLGLIVSWRNDQLRSGHTINLI
- a CDS encoding GPW/gp25 family protein, giving the protein MPDIANNQPSPHLGSGLSYPLRINLQGNLQLSSATRNIEESIFLILGTKIGERVYRPTFGSRLSELVFAPMNTQTLMLIRLHVQQALEMWEPRIIVDGVYTEPDPMRGRVDILIEYHPKDSHDTRSLVYPFYLLPPS
- a CDS encoding PAAR domain-containing protein encodes the protein MLPAAQLTNLTVTGDVITAPGAPNVLIQGLPAACVGDVVAGPVCVGSITMGSFTVLIAGRPAARTTSLVVGANPITGIPVTTSVIGLGVTVLIGG